A single genomic interval of Psychroserpens sp. NJDZ02 harbors:
- a CDS encoding transposase: protein MQNQTKSYYGNCGQKSLDPVVFFKFCLVGYLENITSDRKLLLYFIENTAYQN, encoded by the coding sequence ATACAGAATCAGACAAAAAGCTATTACGGAAACTGTGGACAAAAAAGTTTAGATCCCGTAGTGTTTTTCAAATTCTGTTTAGTTGGTTATTTAGAGAATATCACTAGCGATAGAAAACTATTATTGTATTTTATAGAAAATACGGCGTATCAAAATTAA
- a CDS encoding type II toxin-antitoxin system RelE/ParE family toxin: MTQYKLSNLAKEDLIRIHKYGVEKFGMTQADKYFDTLFENFDTIVENPFYFESVDYIKIGYRRCVSGSDSIYYKVNNNIVEIMAIIGKQDLKNIL, translated from the coding sequence ATGACTCAGTATAAACTAAGTAACTTAGCGAAAGAAGACTTAATAAGAATACATAAATACGGAGTTGAAAAGTTTGGAATGACACAAGCTGATAAGTATTTCGATACTTTGTTTGAGAACTTTGATACTATTGTTGAAAATCCATTTTATTTTGAATCTGTAGATTATATAAAAATAGGATATAGACGTTGTGTTTCTGGCTCTGATAGTATTTATTACAAAGTGAATAATAATATCGTTGAAATTATGGCAATAATTGGAAAACAAGATTTGAAAAATATTCTCTGA
- a CDS encoding type II toxin-antitoxin system ParD family antitoxin, producing the protein MARQSISFTQPNDEWLKNQVDKKEYSTKSELVNDLIRQARKQQSQIDWISAKLEKAENSGFTNLSKEQILAESKSLI; encoded by the coding sequence ATGGCAAGACAGAGCATTTCATTCACTCAACCGAATGATGAGTGGTTGAAAAATCAAGTTGACAAAAAAGAATATTCTACCAAAAGTGAACTTGTGAACGATTTAATTAGACAAGCAAGAAAACAGCAGAGCCAAATTGACTGGATTAGTGCCAAATTAGAAAAAGCCGAAAATAGCGGATTTACAAATTTAAGTAAAGAACAAATATTAGCGGAATCAAAGTCATTAATTTAA